The following is a genomic window from Dryobates pubescens isolate bDryPub1 chromosome 5, bDryPub1.pri, whole genome shotgun sequence.
CTTCATAACTGTGCAAGTGATGCCATAATCTATGccagttaaaaaagaaaagaggaggaaaaaaaaaagtcacccTGCAGAAACACTACTTATGCTTGGCTTCCAAATGTTTATACGACGTTTGCTTTTCCAAGTGGTAGCAATAGCAAGCGCCACCGCATTTCATCGTTTTTAGCCCCCGTCACCGGGCTGCTGGGTCTAGCTGTATGTTCTTATTTCTCACactaaaaaccaaacacaacaaaaatttaaaaaaaaataaataaaaaatagttgggttttttgttgtttttttttttttaaaaaaaaaaaagccacaccaAACTTTAAGAAGCAAACAgccaaaaaataaaaccaccaccCCGCTTTCCCGATAGGCAAATTCATTGCTCCGatagggaagaaaagggaacgTGCTCCGGGAGCCTGGCCTGAAACGCTGACACTTCCAACCCTGTGAGTGCAGATCAGTGCACCCATTTCCACCCACCCAGAGATATTTTCCTACTGGAGATGAAATGCTCACATTTTGCGTCCGACGAACAACAGGAACGTGCTGTCAACAAAATGGAGCATGGCATCGGTACTAACTGCATGTGTAAATATACGGGCAACAATAACAAGATAAATTATGTATTGTCATTCATGTAGTATCTACAAATTTGTAATGGTTGAAGAGAAGACATGATATTTAATAATACAATAAAATTATTCTTATCACCTTTCGTATATTAGTCATTCACCTCAGTGATTAGCTTCTGGCTCCATTTCATAGGACAGTACATGACACACAGAGCAGTTCAGTGCACTGTGCAGCTTCATTTAGTAGTAAAAAGTACACATGAGTCCTCGGGAGCCCTTTCCCAACCCATGGCAAGAACACTGTACTGAGAACTTTTCCTCAGCCATCATAAATACAgcacccagagctctgcagttaGCACAAAGCGCAGGACtttccctcctgcaggctgggtgTTCAAGTGCTAATGGTAGGAGCAGTTAATACCAGGTTTCTGTGGTCCGGAGCCCTTCATCTTTGACTCCCAAGTGGAGAAAGCAGCGACCTTctccagaggagaagagaacTTCTTGAATTGCCTCAGCTGGCATTTTTACCACAGCCTCCCTTACCGACACACGATGGGGAAATGCACAACTTAAAACTCTGGCATTTGAAAAGAGCAAGCTGCGAGTTTAGCCTCCTTCACCAGACAGCAAATTTGGCTGCTTTAGGTTATATTAATTCATTTGTCCAGGTCCTGGAACTAAAACGAGAGAGCCTGTGAAGCGCATTTAGAATAAAGCAGTCATTGCTTGCTTTCAGCCTTTTGGTGCGACACACCTGAATCATTTGTTGCACGCAACGAAACTGCAGAAATAATTGCTTTGCCAGGATCAAATTGAAATGTATCAGATTGAAACATTTTGCATGCTCATTTCAGAGAGAGCGTTGGAACAAAGACTGCGGCTGAGATCAGTTTTGCTCTTCGGAAATCATCGGCTGACCCACTTTGTCCTGCTTGAATTCAAGAAAGGCATGAGCTTGGTGTTAAATCCTTTATTGAATTTACTTGCCCTTATTTTTGGCCTCACCTGCTATCACATGTAGAAACAAAAACTGGTGTGGAAAAAttagataggtaggtagatagattaAATAAATGAAGTAGTGGCTGAAATGAGAGTGGCTGGTAAATTTAACAGTATGTCAAAACATTTGGCCAGACCACAGTTAAAGGCAGGGAATACAGACTGTGGCTGGCTCTGCTAAGGTAGCTCTTGTtaaggagaaggaaagcagcaacGTATCAAGGCTGTTTCATGTTCCAATTTCAGCTGTTCACAAGACTTGGATGAGCTCATATCAACAGCGCAGCTCACAAGGCAGAGGGGTCAGAGGCTGCCTAAAAAGGCCAGGTGCGGACAGGGACCTCCCGCTTGCCCACAGCatggaggctggcagagctgtatGCTGCCTGTCCTGGCGAGGCCAAACTGCCCTTCCTGCTATTGTCCATGTCACATGAACGAGTGCTAACGAACAGGCTTTAAaccaggcagctgccagaggcATGCGTTGTGCCTAATACACAGTCGCTGAAGTACAGAAACACAGAGCGAGCAGGGGAGGCGTCCTTAGCTACAGAAGATAAACACCTCCTATCTTAATTTAGCAGACAGCACAATTAATTTTACATACACTGCTAGCTATTATGTGACTTGACACTTAATTTGAACATTTACTTTCTCGACTATCTTAAGTACAGAGTACggcaaacaaaacacaataaCTTAAATGTTGAAGCTCGGGGGCTAAGGCTGTTAAAACAAGGTCACTAGAGCTGGATCTTTTTCTAACGAAAAATAATTCCTCTCTTTAAATATCGTATATACAGCTCTATTTCTATCCGAGAGTCGCTATGGAAGATGTACTTCCAGTGGGATGGCACCCGCCTCCCCGACATCACCCGCATCCCAGCGGATGCCAGCCAGGAcccagctccttttctgctGCCGCCAGCTAGAGCCGTATCCCTTCTTCCAGCCGCTCACCGGCTCCCGCTGCTCCCACGACGCCTCCCGCCCTTGCAGGGCTCGGCACGAACGCTGCCAGCCGGGACCGgcagaggcggcggcggcaccggcaCCGTCCGTCGGCtaaacctgctgctgtgctggtacAGGGCAGTCTCGCTACCCACCGGCAGGAGAGGCGGGGGCCCAGGAGTCCGCCTCTGTAGCCGTGAGTACCAGTACCGCGAGTTTCCGTAGGGTTATAGCATGGACAGGACTCGCTCGGCTCGCCCGGGCTCCCGAAGTAGTTCTATCGGGGGCGGCCGCGGCCCTAGCAGCCCGGCCGGACGggcacctggagcagcaggacctgcctACTCTCCGGCGGGTGGCACTTGCTGGCGTGCCGCGCCAGCCCGGGCGCGCTGAAGAAGGTGGCGGGGCAGTGCTTGCAGGGGAAGCCCTGCCGCTCGCCGCCCGCCGCGCCGCCCTCGGGGGGCCCGGCCGGAGGCGGCAGTAGCAGCTCCTCCCGCACAGAGTGCCACAGCCGATGCTTGTCCCTGATGTCCGCCGAGGGGAAGCGAGCGCCGCAGAGATGGCAAGCGAAGGCGAGGTGCCCGCGCTCCGGCGGGCCGTAGGCGGCAGGCCGAGTCGGCCCGTGGGTGCCCAGGTGCTTGCGGAGGTAAGCCTGCCGCCGGAACCGCTTCTGGCAGCAGGGGCACGCGAACGCCTCCCCgccggggctggcagctggggcgcCTCCGGGAACCGGACCGGAGGCAGGAGGCGCCGGCACGCTGCTGGCGCTGTCCGCGCTGTCCCGGTGCTGacggggcggcgggggcggctGGGTTTGGGGCGCGATGGGGCCGCGAGGCCTCCGCTCGGGGCTGTTCTCTTTGCCCGGGGGAGCGGCGGCGGTGCCGTCGGCGCTGGGGACAGGCCGCGGCTTGTGCCAGCGGCGGTGCGAGGCCAGGTTGGCGGGGCAGCTGAAGATCTTGTGGCACTCGGGGCAGCGATACTCGACGCGCACGATGCGGGAGCAGCGGTGCTGAGCCAGCGCCAACGGGTCCGCGTACTGCTCCTTGCacagctggcagatgaactCGCCCAGCGGCGTGCGACCCGTCGGCGGCCCCGACCGGCCCTCGGGCCCTTCCTCCTTGATGCGCAGCCCCAGCACGGGCGAAGTGGTCACTTCGTCGGCGAAGCTCAGCTTCCGCgtggccttggccttcttggcagtCGCCTTGGACCGCGACGGCCGCTTCagcgcgggcggcggcggcggcgggcctGGCAGTGGcgtgtggggctgcagcagcagcttctcggCGGGCGGGAAGGAGGCGGCCAGGGGGAAGGACTCGGCGGAGGCGGGGGAACTCAGGCACCGCTCGAAAAGAGCCGCTCGCGGCCCCGCGACGCTGCAGGGCCCCGCGGCCCCCCAGACGGCTGGTCCCTCTAGCGGGGCAAGACCAGGGCCGCCGCAGCCGCCGCCGGGGGGCCACGTCGCGGGGCAAGCGGCGGCggcaccctcctcctcctcgccctcctcttcctcctccacccccagcctggcgacagggctgtccccagcagcgGGCGGcgagggcggcggcggggcgcgtGGTAGGTCCCGCTCCGGGTCCCGCGGGCGCGCCCGGTAGGAGCCGCCGAGGCGCCGGCTGCGCTTGACGAGGAAACCGCGCGGCATGACAGGCGGTGGTAGCACAGCGGAACCGGCCCGCCCGGCCTTTATACCCCCGGCGCCCGCTCCGGCCCGGGCGTCATCCTCCCTCCGGCAGCGGCGGCCAATGAGAAGTTGGGGCTGGcgctggcggcggcggggggcggtggcggcggccGGGCGAGGGCTCCCCACTGCCCGGGCGGGAGCGCTGGGGCTGCGAGGACGGGCAGGGTGGCAGCGGGAGCGCAGCCCGCAGCGCAGAGACAGGGAAAACGGCGCCGGGAGAGACTGAGTGAGGTGTGGGACCCGGAGCGTGTGTCCCAGACGAGAGGCACCACGGGCGGGAGAACGGCCGCAGCCCTCGGCCGAGGGTTTCCGACAGGAGCATCTGTCGTGGGTGTTTCTGTTTGGAGTGTTCATCCCTCGCTGGGTCTGCGCCGGGCCGCCCTGCGTGTCTTCCCTCTGAAGGGAGAGAGCTGAGAGCCAGTTCCGTCCTTCAGCATCGCTACATCAAGGGGTTTTCCGCAGGTAGCCAGAAAGATCTTGCACTGAGGTGAGGTCCCAAGGCAAGAGCAGAACTGCCACGGCTGCTCAGAATGTTAAATCCTTGGTCTGGGCAGTGACTGTGGCTGCGTTCCGTTGGCAGCTTCACCCACGGGCAGCCTCCCGAGCCCCGGGGGCCAAGGCTGAGTTGCAGTGCAACAAGCTGCGAAAGCTCTGAAACCTACCCCCTACAGCGCCCCGACGTAAGCCCGGGCCTGCCCGTGGGTGCCGTGAGCTCTTCGACCGGGGGTGCATCCCGAAAAGAGGCAGTGGCTGCGCCTACGAAGCGCTCACCGCCCTTTCGGGAGTGTCTGCGTTTCGGTGGGAAACGAAGCGCACTCGCGGCGGGTTACCGGCAGCTTTTCTGGTCCCGCCGCGCGTTACCCGCAATCCCTGTTTGGTCACTTGTTTATCCGAGACCAGTTCTGGAGGCAGGACAGTGCGGTCCCGCCCGGAGACCTGCTGCTGGCGGTATACACAAGATGGCGTGCCATGGAAATTGAACACTCTAAAgcctttctccatcctttgctcaGGGACAGACATCCCCTTGCCACGGTAGGACGGTCGGACTCACCGTCTCGGGAGCATCCCCTAGCAGGAGACATTAGAGAGCACCAGGAGAAAGAGAGATCGGGGTGGGGGCTTTCCAGAAGTGGCAAGAAAGATGTGAAGCCTTCATGCAAGAACAGGACTCGCCCCACCTGCTCCAAATGCCCAGCCACTTGTCTGTGTAAGTGCTCTGATTCTATTTGCTTAGCAAAGTCGTAATCATGTTTTACATTACTCTCCTCTCCCATTTTCCTCCATTTTCATGGTCTCACTGAATTTTAGATTAGATTAGAGACTCTGCAAGCTAGAGATCACTCTTTGTTAGTGCAAACCACTGTAATTGGGACTGATAAGCCACGCTGCAGCGCAGTTAGGTCGCTCCACTGACAGGCTGCATGATTTTTGCCTAATATTTGGGTTGGCCTTTGTAATTAGGATACCCCAGCTACACTCCTCGCTGAATAACTGGATGTGTGGTTCAGAGGTGTTTTATGCTGTTCCTCCAAGCCATACCTAAATAGTTCTTCCCATTTCTCCTTGTAAACAATGTTCCCATTAATGTTTCACTTGCTTTGTCAGGTTGCAAAAGCAGTCAGTGACAGAAAAGTCCAGCTCAGCTTCTGGCCCAAGGAGTGAGGAACACAACAATGCCTTTTCCTGCACAGGAGTAGCAGGAGGTGAAGTGCTAGTTTGAAGCAGGTACCCTGACTGCATTTACTGAGACTTCAGACGTTTTTTCTGGTAAAAGCTGTAGGCTGGAGGTGCATCAGGGAGTTTCCCCGAGCCCTCAGTGTTGTGGTCTGAGATGGCCCACAGGTCATGGGAGGCCTGAGGGGTCTAGCTTATTGTCTTCCCTCTCAAACTCACACAGGTGAGATCTCTGCTCCACTTCCcacttgctgctcctgctgctcatctCAGCTCTCCCCTGTGGTTTGGTGAGAGTCTGTCTGCCCCACACTCCACAGCACACCTGTGCTGCACAACCTTCCTGTAGCCTTCTCTGTCTGCCTGCATTTTATTCTCAGTTTCTGAGGTGGGCCCCAAAACTGCAGATCCCATCATCCCACTAGtggccttgctgcagctcatgCCAGTGCCCATGGATCTTTAACAAAAACACGGGCAAAATTATCTTGGGATTGAAACTGTTGCAATCACCTTGTGGTTCGTTTGTCTCAATAACCATATTATCTTCTCTAGGCTACCCCTGCTAGTTCTGGCTCCCAGTGCTCTGGCTCACACTTGCAGGGTTATTGTGGATTATTTCCCCTCCCTACCCATGTTCACAAACAAAGTCAGCCCTGGTGACTGTCATTACACCTGACTCTCACAGCTTCTGAGCTTTCTGAACTGTTAcatgggtgggtttgttttcttgctcTCAGCTTTTATTCCTTGCTCCAATTTTGTAACTGGAAAATTCAGGTGCCTTGTGAGCATATTTAACAATTTTGTGCACACACACTCCCAAATCCTGTGGAAATCTGCTGGATTTTTTCCCATGGACTTACTAAATTCCATTAGTTCCATCGTGTAGTTGAGGGCACATCACTTAACCCATCTGCACGTCATACAACAGGGCAACTTTATTTAAGGTCAGAGCTTTCCTAAGCATGAAACTGATGTCATTGCTCCAGACCATACACCAGGTTCCCTACAGTTTGATAAAATCAGGTTAGACTTGATCAAACATGTTGGCCACTTGTGTATGAGAGTCATCCTTAGATGACCTTAGATTAACCAAAGAGTTAATCCCACATTAAATAGGAAATACATTCTAATGGAAAAAATGCAGTGGCTGATGAGCAGAAAGGACATGGGCACCACTGGGGAACTGGCAGGagtgagaacaagaggacactgttcCTCTCCTTGTGCCTTCAGAacattccttcctttctgtttgGAGTTGATTGTTAATGTGTGTAGGGAATGGAAACAAGAGCAGTGTGATGCTTCTTGATTGCAAACGCGTGTAGGAAATGGGAACAAGAGCGGTGTGATGGTTCTCTGCCTCCCTTTTGGCAGAAGCTTCCTGCTTTGTGTGAAGGGACATTTTTACCCTTGTCCCTATCTCTGCTGCTAAAATAAACCTGTGAGACCCATTCAAGCCTTGTCAAGATTTAGCAATCAGACTCCATGATGGCTGGATCAACCAAAGTGAAGACAGGCTTCAAGTTCCACTAGGTAACTTCTCCTCTAGGTAACTTCTCCTCTAGGTAACTTCTCTATTGGAGCAGAGAGCTCCTGGTACCTTCTGGAGGATGCTCCATCTGATTgcctgggggctctggagcatggcACCAGCAGCTTGtcatccaggtccttctctgtcccAGTGCCCACACATCACCCAGCGACCATGATCTCTGGTTGTGAGTTAGGAATCCCATATCTTCCAGACCCAGCTGTGTATCCAGTACACCCTGGATGCTGACTCCTTGCCTGAAACCTGGGAGTCTGCATggctcctggagaagaggtgtaAGATGGTCCCCAAACAAAATGGTTTTAAGCAAGCGGGTGGCTGCATTTGATGTTTTGAACAGTCTTGGGGCATAAACAGTTAGAGGAATGTATGAGAGCAATCCTGGCTGGAGGCAGAAGGTCTTGGGTGAGGTCTAGTTCTCAGAGAAAAGCCTAAAAACTCTTCTGGGGGCTGAggggacaggggaaaaaaaaaaaaaaaaacaaaagaagaagatAAATGTTTTTGGCTACTTaataaaagaggggggaaaaaaatgaccacaactttaaaaaaagaaataagagttaaaaataaatcagagaaGAACTATAAGAAAAGGATTAAAGAACATTTCTCTCCTTCATGTTTCCCTTTCCtaccacaaacaaaaacaacaaaacaaaaaaaggttgTGGTtgagggtttttcttttttgtatttCAGAATTTCAAATAAAAAAGTTGACTGCTAAATCTTCCCCTGACATCTGGTTTGTAATTAAAGGAGCAGTAAATAGGAGGGAGACAGAAGCCGCCTCAGAAGCCTGCCCTTGATACATGACTCCCCGGCAATATAGCTAGATGAGCGATACCacccccaggctccagcacttacacaaacaaaatccaggctggttttggtgGCAGCAGAAGCTATTTTGTCTTCCCCCTAGAAGGAGGCTGCCAATTATCTTGCTGCGGTTGGGGATTTGATGGTGGTGACAGACGTGGAAGGAAATATCTGCATTATGAGGATATGGATCGTCTAATATTACTGACCTTGCTGGTACCTTAATTGTGATTTGTTTTACCTGAGGACAGTCTGCCTTAAGGGGAAAACAGTGTTAacagctgctgttttcttcaTTGCTCAAACATTAACCAAGAGCTCTCCATAGGATAAGGTAGGGAAACACTGTTCTCTGAAGGTACTCAGGCTAGAAGGATTTAAAGGGAGTTTAAGACACCACAAAAGGATTCAGCCTTCCTCTTTTTCAGAAATGAGGTGGTACTGTTGGTGTTGCCACACTGCCATCGCCAAGCTGATAGGATGGCAGTGACACTGTGTCTCCCATTCCTACTCCATGAGTGAACATCGGGCCAAAGCAGCACtcctgggagtcctggtagaTAACAAGTtgtccatgggtcagcaatgtgcccttgtggccaagaaggccaatgggagcctggggtgcattaagaggagtgtgtccagcagattgagggaggttttcctccccttctgctctgccctggtgagacctcacttggaatattgtgtccagttttgggctccccagttcaagagggacaaggatctgctggagagagtccaacagagagctgccaggatgaTTGAGAGACTGGAGCAGTGCTCtatgaggaggctgagagacccaGGGCtttgtagtctggagaagagaagactgagatggtatttaataaatgtttataaatatctgagggctgggtgtcaagagggaggggacagctcttctctgttgcaccctgtgataggacaaggggcaatggatataaactacagcacaggaggttccatctcaacatgaggaggagcttcttcactgtagggccacagagccctggaacagcctgcccagagaggttgtggagtctcctctggaaactTCCAAGACTAatctgcattcctgtgtgacctgtgctaggttctatggtcctgctctggcaggggggttggactcaatgatcttcagaggtcccttccaacccctaacatcctgtgaccctgtgatcctatgatcctgcaTGATGCCTCTACCTCACCTCCATCTGCATTAGCCCTTCGTGGGAACACCAGGTCCTCTCTAGGGGATATTCCTGATATTCCCAAACTTATACAAGTCATCTAAGAGCCTTGATGAGACCATTATGACTTTTGTGATTTCATTATGGATTTCAGCTTTTACCTCACAGGCTGAAGCCATTTGCCATGACAAATTTGCCTGTGATGGAGCTAATTATTGATCTTGCCATGTCATAAATAGGAAGCTTTGGCTTCCTTTGGCATGAGCTACTCAACAATCTGTTCCCTGCAAACATAGTTATATGTTGCAATTCACTGGAAAAGGTACTCCTGatacagagaggttgtgggttTTAGTTATATGACCAGCAATAGTGGCTTCCAGCAAGGCCAAGTCCCAGCTGCACTGCATGCAGATGTACAGGCAGGT
Proteins encoded in this region:
- the INSM2 gene encoding insulinoma-associated protein 2, yielding MPRGFLVKRSRRLGGSYRARPRDPERDLPRAPPPPSPPAAGDSPVARLGVEEEEEGEEEEGAAAACPATWPPGGGCGGPGLAPLEGPAVWGAAGPCSVAGPRAALFERCLSSPASAESFPLAASFPPAEKLLLQPHTPLPGPPPPPPALKRPSRSKATAKKAKATRKLSFADEVTTSPVLGLRIKEEGPEGRSGPPTGRTPLGEFICQLCKEQYADPLALAQHRCSRIVRVEYRCPECHKIFSCPANLASHRRWHKPRPVPSADGTAAAPPGKENSPERRPRGPIAPQTQPPPPPRQHRDSADSASSVPAPPASGPVPGGAPAASPGGEAFACPCCQKRFRRQAYLRKHLGTHGPTRPAAYGPPERGHLAFACHLCGARFPSADIRDKHRLWHSVREELLLPPPAGPPEGGAAGGERQGFPCKHCPATFFSAPGLARHASKCHPPESRQVLLLQVPVRPGC